From the Argopecten irradians isolate NY chromosome 13, Ai_NY, whole genome shotgun sequence genome, one window contains:
- the LOC138306490 gene encoding neuronal acetylcholine receptor subunit alpha-7-like, whose translation MNFRVVFFLILTEPIYLISADNLKITRTQVIADLFQNYSAFIKPRRNLSEPVDVNLTLHFTSLREIDERLQTMTFIGWMEISWIDDFLILKDGVKSLQLPKSEIWYPDVALFNSIDDPLHISDGLHIILLEHGHVLWYPGRQYSTICYIDIRRFPFDLQKCQVRIGSWQTPIWVQRIVDTGNSLSEMEFDDNGEWEVLDKLTQPEYNENFRISYVRYEIRFRRRFLYPVINTLLPVLLLSFLNTLVFLLPANSGERITMCISVLLSFTVFLTVFNDMMPKISTTISYLSIYLCVQLGMSGLAVMESVYIWRVNHSEKNKTRKSSVGPCDYLNASSPTEDSTIRQDNMLTRDGSFESNRKCRSEINDNITNNNNTERVGSLSSRLTIPSVRQKYSVTEADQVNRDCKLDSSRLDLVCFWVHLCVTLLSTITLLIMFWI comes from the coding sequence atgaACTTCAGGGTTGTGTTTTTCTTGATTTTGACTGAACCAATCTATTTAATCAGTGCCGATAATCTCAAGATTACACGGACACAAGTTATTGCTGACTTATTTCAAAACTACTCAGCCTTCATTAAACCACGTAGAAATCTCTCGGAACCAGTTGACGTTAATTTAACTTTACATTTCACGTCACTGAGAGAAATCGACGAGAGACTCCAGACCATGACATTCATCGGATGGATGGAAATATCGTGGATTGACGACTTCCTGATTTTGAAAGATGGAGTCAAAAGTTTACAACTTCCTAAAAGTGAGATTTGGTATCCAGACGTAGCCCTGTTCAACTCTATAGACGATCCGTTACACATCAGTGACGGTCTACACATCATCCTGCTGGAACATGGACACGTATTGTGGTATCCAGGCAGACAGTATAGTACTATATGTTATATTGATATCAGACGATTCCCTTTTGACCTGCAGAAATGTCAGGTGCGTATCGGATCATGGCAGACCCCTATTTGGGTCCAAAGGATCGTGGACACGGGAAACAGTTTAAGTGAAATGGAATTCGATGACAACGGTGAATGGGAGGTTCTGGATAAATTAACACAGCCGGAATACAATGAAAACTTTCGAATATCCTACGTAAGATACGAGATCCGTTTCCGGCGTCGCTTTTTGTATCCAGTAATCAACACACTTCTTCCGGTTCTCCTTCTCTCATTCCTTAATACGCTTGTGTTTTTACTTCCGGCGAATTCCGGGGAGAGAATAACGATGTGTATATCGGTTCTGTTGTCTTTTACTGTGTTTTTGACTGTGTTTAATGATATGATGCCGAAAATATCGACAACCATCTCCTATCTATCGATTTATCTGTGTGTTCAGCTAGGGATGAGTGGGCTGGCCGTGATGGAGTCTGTTTACATATGGCGGGTAAACCACAGTGAAAAGAACAAAACAAGAAAGTCAAGCGTCGGGCCATGTGATTACTTAAACGCTTCATCCCCTACAGAGGATAGTACAATAAGACAAGATAACATGCTGACGAGAGACGGTTCATTCGAGAGCAATCGGAAGTGTAGATCAGAAATAAATGATAACATCACTAACAATAACAACACAGAACGTGTTGGATCATTATCGTCACGACTGACGATTCCAAGTGTTAGACAGAAATATTCTGTAACAGAAGCAGACCAAGTGAACCGTGACTGTAAACTGGACTCTAGCCGATTAGATCTAGTATGTTTCTGGGTTCACCTCTGTGTTACTCTTCTGTCTACAATAACTCTTCTCATTATGTTCTGGATTTAG
- the LOC138305504 gene encoding fibrinogen-like protein A produces the protein MDTAGGPWTVIQNREVGTTNFYRNWADYQIGFGDLNGEFWAGLDIIHLLTQTGSILRIELVSWTSDARYAQYSDFRVGDESSLYQLSVSGFSGNVLSDAMAYHDSYQFSTYDNDNDVWGGSCALDHHGGWWYKHCAAANLNGRYAQDTGADDDYDSMYWVEFYTGRDAVPMLKSRMLVKHPTV, from the exons atggaCACCGCCGGGGGGCCTTGGACA GTGATACAGAACAGAGAGGTCGGTACTACTAACTTTTATAGGAACTGGGCGGATTATCAGATAGGATTTGGTGACTTAAACGGGGAATTCTGGGCCG GACTTGATATTATCCACCTTCTTACTCAGACCGGCTCCATCCTCCGTATTGAGTTGGTGTCCTGGACCTCGGATGCTAGGTACGCACAGTACTCGGACTTTCGCGTGGGGGACGAGTCCTCATTGTACCAACTGTCGGTATCGGGATTCTCCGGAAATGTCCTAT CTGATGCTATGGCGTACCACGACAGTTACCAGTTTTCTACATACGACAATGACAATGATGTGTGGGGAGGTAGTTGTGCTTTAGATCACCACGGCGGTTGGTGGTACAAACACTGTGCTGCTGCTAACCTGAACGGGCGGTACGCACAGGATACTGGGgctgatgatgattatgattcGATGTATTGGGTAGAATTCTACACTGGCCGGGATGCCGTACCCATGCTGAAGTCCAGAATGCTGGTGAAACATCCAACTGTTTAA